In a genomic window of Roseicitreum antarcticum:
- a CDS encoding sensor histidine kinase: protein MRPNSIRARLLLWSGGLTAAALVLAWIALSAVLSDFVDRRLDAELTASARAIMAASEWDVTGSFAVIPPPADPRFERPLSGWYWQVGDGATVLARAPSLVTGDLGLESQNAAGPDGAALVIHQKRFTAPGDGRALTVTVTLPAAEAAAELTLIRRPVLVALAVLGAALLMAQIAAVRAGLLDLTRFARAVAAVRDGNAQTVPRPDAAELQPLAQELDRLIAMNAAQVERARAHAGDLAHALKTPLAVLANRAGPQDAPLIGRMDQMIRWHLKRARAAAAGLDPTAHCAVAPVLEDISLVLMPEARRRGISLTVAAKAAPDFRGAAEDLAEIVGALAENAVHFARRAVRITASPGPAGLVIDIADDGPGIPPDQRDRLLTRGARLDEAAPGHGLGLAIAADRARAYGGTLCLETSDLGGLLARFTVPARG from the coding sequence ATGAGGCCCAATTCTATCCGCGCGCGGCTTCTGCTGTGGTCCGGCGGGCTGACCGCAGCGGCGCTTGTACTGGCCTGGATCGCACTCTCGGCCGTTCTATCCGATTTCGTGGACCGAAGGCTTGATGCCGAACTGACGGCCAGCGCGCGCGCCATCATGGCCGCGTCCGAATGGGACGTAACCGGCAGCTTCGCGGTGATCCCGCCCCCCGCCGATCCGCGGTTTGAGCGTCCGCTTTCAGGCTGGTACTGGCAGGTTGGCGACGGGGCCACCGTCCTGGCCCGCGCACCGTCGCTGGTGACGGGCGATCTTGGGCTGGAAAGCCAGAATGCCGCCGGGCCCGACGGCGCTGCGCTTGTCATCCATCAGAAGCGGTTCACCGCACCGGGCGACGGGCGCGCCCTGACGGTGACCGTCACCTTGCCCGCCGCCGAGGCTGCCGCTGAACTGACATTGATCCGCAGGCCCGTCCTGGTGGCACTGGCGGTCTTGGGGGCGGCGCTGCTGATGGCGCAGATCGCAGCGGTGCGCGCCGGGCTACTTGATCTCACCCGCTTTGCACGCGCTGTCGCTGCCGTGCGCGACGGAAACGCCCAGACCGTGCCCCGCCCCGATGCGGCAGAACTTCAACCATTGGCGCAGGAACTCGACAGGCTGATCGCCATGAACGCAGCCCAGGTCGAGCGCGCGCGGGCCCATGCCGGCGATCTTGCCCATGCGCTGAAGACACCGCTTGCCGTCCTTGCGAACCGCGCCGGGCCACAAGATGCGCCCCTGATCGGGCGGATGGACCAGATGATCCGCTGGCACCTGAAACGCGCGCGCGCTGCGGCGGCGGGCCTGGATCCGACTGCGCATTGCGCGGTGGCGCCAGTGCTGGAGGATATCAGTCTGGTCTTGATGCCCGAAGCGCGGCGCCGGGGCATCTCGCTGACAGTCGCGGCAAAGGCCGCGCCCGACTTCCGCGGCGCCGCCGAAGATCTGGCCGAAATCGTCGGTGCGCTGGCCGAGAACGCGGTGCACTTCGCACGGAGAGCCGTCCGGATCACCGCATCACCCGGCCCGGCTGGCCTGGTGATCGACATTGCCGATGACGGCCCGGGAATTCCACCCGACCAGCGTGATCGCTTGCTGACCCGGGGCGCGCGTCTGGATGAAGCGGCCCCGGGACATGGTCTGGGCCTTGCCATCGCCGCCGACCGCGCGCGGGCTTATGGCGGAACACTTTGCCTTGAAACCAGTGATCTGGGCGGCCTTCTTGCGCGCTTCACAGTCCCTGCGCGTGGATGA
- a CDS encoding sialidase family protein: MTPDQIAKQMMGALAPFGAHAGAILAAPTVQNHAAFLARWSDGALICAWFGGSLEGKSDISIHAAILDEGAARWSAPSRMTDLPDRSEQNPVLHVMPGGQGYLFNTAQPAGNQDQSRVFMRRVTRDGDSLIAGPARDIGLPDGTFIRAPLTIRDDGAWMLPLFLCNPREGYRWTGAHDSAAMAVSEDAGETWSVTHVPGSAGAVHMTPIALGQERMAAFYRRRQADFVHRSESHDGGRSWSAPVPTDVPNNNSSIGVVRLDNGLLAMVCNPMSAAQSTARRQSLYDELEGDDTRPDATDGCAPIWGVERGPLSLCLSADGGRSFPFRHIVEDSPGTCLTNDSLDGNNKELSYPMILPRADGGLEVAYTLYRRAIRHVRLSPDWMRRICAEAMLKGAPQ, from the coding sequence CTGACACCAGATCAGATTGCCAAACAGATGATGGGTGCGCTGGCGCCATTTGGTGCGCATGCCGGGGCGATCCTGGCCGCGCCGACAGTCCAGAACCATGCGGCATTCCTTGCGCGCTGGTCCGATGGCGCGTTGATCTGCGCATGGTTTGGTGGTTCGCTTGAAGGCAAATCCGATATTTCAATCCACGCGGCGATCCTGGATGAGGGCGCAGCGCGCTGGTCTGCCCCGTCGCGCATGACGGATCTTCCGGACCGGTCCGAGCAGAACCCCGTGCTGCATGTCATGCCGGGCGGGCAGGGGTATTTGTTCAACACGGCGCAGCCTGCGGGCAATCAGGATCAGTCGCGGGTTTTCATGCGCCGGGTAACCCGTGACGGCGACAGTCTGATCGCCGGCCCGGCGCGTGACATCGGCTTGCCGGATGGCACCTTCATCCGCGCGCCGCTGACCATTCGCGACGATGGCGCGTGGATGCTGCCGCTGTTTCTGTGCAACCCGCGCGAAGGGTATCGGTGGACCGGCGCGCATGACAGCGCGGCGATGGCCGTATCGGAGGATGCGGGTGAGACGTGGTCTGTCACTCATGTACCTGGATCGGCCGGGGCGGTGCATATGACGCCGATCGCATTGGGGCAGGAGCGCATGGCTGCGTTCTACCGCAGGCGGCAGGCCGATTTCGTGCACCGCAGTGAAAGCCATGATGGTGGCCGAAGCTGGTCTGCACCCGTGCCAACCGATGTGCCCAACAACAATTCATCCATCGGGGTCGTGCGATTGGATAATGGTCTGTTGGCGATGGTCTGCAATCCGATGTCGGCGGCACAATCCACCGCGCGCCGCCAGTCGCTGTATGATGAGTTGGAAGGGGATGACACGCGCCCCGACGCGACGGACGGTTGCGCGCCGATCTGGGGGGTCGAACGCGGGCCCTTGTCGTTGTGCCTGTCGGCGGATGGCGGGCGCAGTTTTCCCTTCCGGCATATTGTCGAGGATAGTCCCGGCACCTGCCTGACCAACGACTCGCTGGATGGGAACAACAAGGAATTGTCCTACCCGATGATCCTGCCTCGGGCGGATGGCGGGTTGGAGGTTGCTTATACGTTGTATCGCCGCGCCATCCGGCATGTACGCCTGTCGCCAGATTGGATGCGCAGGATCTGCGCCGAGGCCATGTTGAAAGGAGCCCCCCAATGA
- a CDS encoding FadR/GntR family transcriptional regulator, which translates to MTEQSQTRPRTSLAEKVYDTMHTRIMRGDFSPNEKLPAETDLSVQFGVSRPILRAALERLREEGLIYSRQGAGNFVRLKQANPLGYAKVETIADIQRCYEFRLTVESAAAGMAAKRRNLVVLGDMQRALDMLADATGSRMHREDADFAFHVAVASGSNNSYFVETLRALREHIHVGMKLHGESLMSDGAAALEEVLAEHRAIFDAIKEQDADRAQTVMHAHIEHSRNRLFGASLLDLSLQDKS; encoded by the coding sequence ATGACCGAACAATCGCAGACGCGTCCGCGAACCAGCCTTGCCGAAAAGGTGTATGACACGATGCATACGCGGATCATGCGTGGCGATTTCAGCCCGAACGAGAAACTACCAGCGGAAACGGATCTGTCCGTCCAATTCGGCGTCTCGCGTCCGATCCTGCGCGCGGCCCTTGAACGGCTGCGCGAAGAAGGGCTGATCTATTCGCGGCAGGGCGCGGGTAACTTTGTCCGGCTGAAACAGGCAAACCCGCTGGGCTATGCCAAGGTGGAAACCATCGCGGACATACAGCGGTGCTACGAATTTCGCCTGACCGTCGAATCCGCTGCCGCCGGGATGGCGGCGAAGCGCCGCAATCTGGTTGTGCTGGGCGACATGCAGCGCGCGCTTGACATGCTGGCCGATGCGACCGGCTCTCGAATGCACCGGGAAGACGCTGATTTTGCTTTTCATGTCGCCGTCGCCAGCGGGTCAAACAATTCCTACTTCGTCGAAACCCTGCGCGCATTGCGCGAGCATATTCACGTCGGCATGAAGCTGCACGGCGAATCGCTGATGTCCGATGGCGCCGCTGCACTGGAAGAGGTGCTTGCCGAACACCGCGCGATTTTCGATGCGATCAAGGAACAGGATGCTGACCGCGCCCAGACGGTGATGCATGCTCATATCGAACATTCACGCAACCGCTTGTTCGGCGCCAGCTTGCTGGATCTGTCGCTTCAGGACAAATCGTAA
- a CDS encoding diguanylate cyclase: MTQTLSQSVLLVDDSPDIHLLVPARLGSERLTIHHAYNAVDGLSDAKTHQPDLILLDLDMPDIDGLTLCAQLKADKDLVGIPVIFLTGILDVATKVKAFELGAIDYVTKPFDGVELKARVRSALRTKRYHDMLSTKAQIDALTGLWNRRYLDDHLGAEVSALRRRPGALSLLMVDIDHFKHINDTYGHPVGDSVIQEVAEEIKQMSRKSDIVCRYGGEEFAVILKDTDSADALIIAERLREKIFMRDFSDGRKKLRVTVSIGIASSDQLAPDMVLPGAIIEAADRTLYRAKTEGRNRICFQAHSAQGITSGLSWH; encoded by the coding sequence GTGACCCAGACGCTTTCTCAATCCGTCCTCTTGGTCGACGATTCACCCGATATCCATCTGCTGGTCCCTGCCAGGCTGGGTTCGGAACGGTTGACCATCCATCATGCGTACAACGCAGTTGACGGGTTGAGCGATGCCAAAACGCATCAGCCAGATCTGATACTTCTTGATCTGGATATGCCCGATATCGACGGGCTGACGCTGTGTGCCCAGTTGAAAGCGGATAAAGACCTTGTGGGTATCCCGGTGATCTTTCTGACCGGGATATTGGACGTTGCGACCAAAGTGAAAGCGTTTGAACTGGGCGCGATCGACTATGTGACCAAACCATTCGACGGGGTCGAACTTAAAGCGCGCGTGCGGTCGGCATTGCGTACAAAACGCTATCACGACATGCTCAGCACCAAAGCGCAGATTGATGCGTTGACCGGGCTTTGGAACCGCCGCTATCTGGATGACCACCTTGGCGCAGAGGTATCTGCCCTGCGGCGTCGCCCGGGCGCGTTGTCGTTGCTGATGGTGGACATAGACCATTTCAAACACATCAACGACACCTATGGCCATCCGGTTGGTGACAGCGTCATTCAAGAGGTGGCCGAGGAGATCAAACAAATGTCGCGTAAATCCGATATCGTTTGTCGCTATGGTGGCGAAGAATTTGCGGTCATCCTCAAAGATACCGACAGCGCCGATGCATTGATCATTGCCGAGCGGCTGCGCGAGAAAATCTTCATGCGCGACTTTAGTGATGGCCGCAAGAAATTGAGGGTAACTGTCAGCATTGGAATTGCCAGCAGCGACCAACTTGCGCCTGATATGGTGTTGCCGGGGGCCATAATTGAAGCCGCAGACCGGACCCTGTATCGCGCGAAGACCGAAGGGCGAAACCGCATCTGCTTTCAGGCCCACAGCGCGCAGGGCATCACTTCCGGATTGTCGTGGCATTAG
- a CDS encoding response regulator transcription factor, with translation MKVLLIEDDRALASQIAEALSDAGYTVEAAHDGEAGEFLGATETIGAAVLDLGLPGMDGIEVLRRWRAEGHSFPVLILTARDAWADKVAGFRAGADDYVLKPFRMEEVVLRLGTLIRRAAGHATSELIAGGLVLDMATALVTLDGMPLKLTAFEGKLLRFLLLQKGRVVSRTELSEHMYDRDTDRDFRSMEVVIGRLRRKIGEARIETRRGEGYRLLPGDPA, from the coding sequence ATGAAGGTGCTGTTGATCGAAGATGATCGCGCGCTGGCCAGCCAGATCGCTGAGGCACTGTCCGACGCCGGCTACACGGTCGAGGCTGCCCATGACGGCGAAGCGGGCGAATTCCTCGGCGCGACCGAGACAATTGGCGCGGCGGTGCTGGACCTCGGCCTGCCCGGAATGGACGGGATCGAGGTTCTGCGCCGCTGGCGCGCAGAGGGGCATTCCTTTCCCGTCCTGATCCTGACCGCCCGCGACGCTTGGGCAGACAAGGTTGCGGGGTTTCGCGCGGGGGCCGACGATTATGTGCTCAAACCCTTTCGCATGGAAGAAGTGGTGCTGCGCCTCGGCACCCTGATACGACGCGCGGCAGGTCATGCGACGTCGGAACTGATCGCGGGCGGTCTGGTACTGGACATGGCGACGGCGCTGGTCACGCTGGACGGGATGCCGCTGAAGCTCACCGCCTTCGAGGGGAAGCTGTTGCGGTTCCTGCTGCTGCAAAAGGGTCGCGTTGTCAGCCGGACAGAACTGTCCGAGCATATGTATGACCGCGACACAGACCGCGATTTCCGCTCGATGGAGGTGGTCATCGGGCGATTGCGGCGTAAGATCGGCGAAGCGCGGATCGAAACCCGGCGCGGTGAGGGCTATCGCCTGCTGCCCGGCGATCCTGCATGA
- a CDS encoding response regulator yields MLAEDGMFNQMLLSTILRQQGLAVEIVGNGALAVARAMEALHTGAAFDLILMDIQMPEMNGDVATAKLRAMGYPGVIVAVTADDTEVERARCIDAGCDNYLTKPIARDALIAVVKTYLSGGNDGAAEKIHTPTGDGASQAHAAIAPLYSSYADDPEMEMLVAGFVDQLPGHVAALRTAADCDDLGGMTRLAHQLSGAAGGYGFTPVSHAAAALEKAARAADNTDGLMSTLEGLAQVCAQVRK; encoded by the coding sequence TTGCTCGCTGAAGATGGCATGTTTAACCAGATGCTGCTCTCAACAATCCTGCGGCAACAAGGGCTGGCAGTGGAAATTGTCGGCAACGGCGCGCTTGCCGTCGCACGGGCGATGGAGGCACTGCACACAGGTGCTGCATTTGATCTGATACTCATGGATATCCAAATGCCCGAGATGAATGGCGACGTCGCAACAGCCAAATTGCGCGCAATGGGGTACCCGGGGGTAATTGTCGCGGTGACCGCCGATGACACCGAAGTCGAGCGCGCGCGGTGCATAGACGCTGGCTGCGATAATTACCTGACCAAACCCATTGCCCGCGACGCCCTGATCGCCGTAGTCAAAACCTACCTGAGCGGTGGCAATGACGGCGCTGCCGAAAAGATCCACACCCCGACAGGTGACGGCGCATCGCAGGCACACGCGGCAATCGCCCCCCTTTACAGCAGTTACGCAGATGATCCGGAGATGGAGATGCTTGTCGCAGGTTTTGTGGACCAGTTGCCGGGCCATGTCGCCGCCCTTCGAACCGCCGCAGATTGCGACGACCTTGGCGGGATGACGCGGCTGGCCCATCAGCTTAGCGGGGCGGCCGGCGGTTATGGGTTTACGCCCGTAAGTCATGCCGCGGCGGCCCTGGAAAAAGCCGCGCGCGCGGCCGACAACACGGACGGCCTGATGTCAACGCTTGAAGGCTTGGCGCAGGTTTGTGCGCAGGTTCGGAAGTGA
- the pdxA gene encoding 4-hydroxythreonine-4-phosphate dehydrogenase PdxA, which translates to MSKLIVITMGDPSGVGPEVTARALATLSPADRAAITVIGDHGTMTRAAKVCDIALPVIAPDHGGDGLRVAHVAVDGLPGRFGVLDAACGEASYRYIARAVEMCQTGAAGCIVTAPINKAALNAARHHYDGHTGMLAHLTGAPSSWMLLASERLNVLHVSTHVALRDAITRASTERVLATIRKGAAHLKRMGLENPRIAVAGINPHCGENGLFGTEDDDFIRPAVEAARAEGVNVDGPVSADTVFHRAYQGAYDLVIAQYHDQGHIPIKLVAFDTAVNVSLGLPINRCSVDHGTAFDIAGTGKANHVNMLSALDYAQRLVAAQNPA; encoded by the coding sequence ATGTCCAAATTGATCGTTATCACTATGGGAGACCCTTCGGGCGTCGGGCCTGAGGTGACGGCGCGTGCCTTGGCGACATTGTCGCCTGCAGACCGCGCGGCAATTACCGTGATCGGGGACCACGGTACAATGACGCGCGCCGCAAAGGTTTGCGATATTGCGTTGCCTGTTATCGCGCCGGACCACGGTGGCGATGGGCTGCGGGTTGCGCATGTCGCGGTGGACGGCTTGCCCGGTCGCTTCGGGGTGTTGGATGCTGCCTGCGGTGAGGCGTCTTACCGATACATCGCCCGTGCGGTTGAAATGTGTCAGACAGGGGCGGCGGGGTGCATCGTGACGGCGCCCATCAACAAGGCGGCGCTGAATGCGGCGCGGCACCATTATGACGGGCATACCGGGATGCTCGCACATTTGACCGGTGCGCCGTCATCATGGATGTTGTTGGCGTCCGAGCGGTTGAATGTGCTGCATGTGTCAACCCATGTGGCGCTGCGCGACGCGATCACGCGCGCCAGCACCGAGCGTGTCCTGGCCACCATCCGGAAGGGAGCCGCGCATCTGAAGCGGATGGGGCTGGAAAACCCACGGATCGCGGTGGCCGGGATAAATCCGCATTGTGGTGAAAACGGGCTGTTCGGCACCGAAGACGATGATTTCATTCGTCCAGCTGTCGAGGCCGCGCGCGCGGAGGGCGTGAATGTGGACGGGCCGGTTTCAGCTGATACCGTGTTTCACCGGGCCTATCAGGGCGCGTATGATCTGGTGATCGCGCAATACCATGACCAAGGCCACATTCCGATCAAGCTTGTGGCGTTTGACACGGCGGTTAACGTTTCGCTTGGCCTGCCGATCAACCGTTGCTCGGTCGATCATGGCACAGCATTTGATATTGCTGGTACGGGTAAGGCAAACCACGTCAATATGCTAAGTGCATTGGATTACGCGCAACGGCTTGTCGCGGCGCAAAATCCAGCCTGA
- a CDS encoding nuclear transport factor 2 family protein, whose protein sequence is MTTSDRLQHLLDKSDIADVIHAYCFHFNRNEPDAVAALFTADAIVDYGPEFPAMQGIETIAPAIARGLHDTFAATSHHVSNIVVTFEDADQANSICYLYAWHRYQADVPDSELWAQYHHRFHRTAGGWKIAELTLRAAGAKSFHRSKMHPIGRK, encoded by the coding sequence TTGACCACCTCCGATCGCTTGCAGCACCTGCTCGATAAATCTGACATCGCTGATGTAATTCATGCTTATTGCTTTCACTTCAATCGCAACGAACCAGACGCGGTTGCGGCCCTGTTTACTGCTGATGCGATTGTTGATTATGGGCCAGAATTTCCAGCCATGCAGGGCATCGAAACGATTGCCCCTGCCATCGCACGGGGTCTCCACGACACTTTCGCGGCGACCTCGCACCATGTTTCAAACATCGTGGTAACATTCGAGGACGCCGATCAGGCAAACAGCATTTGCTATCTCTACGCCTGGCACCGGTACCAGGCCGATGTGCCTGACAGTGAATTATGGGCGCAATATCATCATCGGTTCCACCGTACTGCGGGTGGATGGAAAATTGCAGAACTCACCTTGCGGGCCGCAGGGGCAAAGTCGTTCCATCGCAGCAAAATGCATCCAATTGGACGAAAATAA
- a CDS encoding four-carbon acid sugar kinase family protein, translated as MLIIADDLTGTLDAAVAFARAGHRVCAARKIATLPACIASGAEVIAVNTASREINESAARANLHEIAAMLDLHRIPVLIKKVDSRLKGHPGPEARELADLAGRAECLAAPALPRMGRFQVAGQLMGQGILTPISIAARLGTKAHCPDIQTAQDLETAVAKWGLASNTLWIGASDLAFALARATYAQPLPEPTPLVGRIAVVIGSRDPITLAQLEDLAQNGAVIHRAPNGWVPACDTDTDPFLLAIAPGNAPCPAAKASMRFADGALDAVSKAQPRTIICAGGETADALLARLGVDMLDLKGEIAPGLPICQANLPWGSVDIITKSGGFGGPQILTQLALQRHLSENNGLIS; from the coding sequence GTGCTGATCATTGCGGATGATTTGACGGGAACGCTGGACGCTGCGGTTGCCTTCGCGCGCGCGGGTCATCGCGTCTGCGCGGCGCGCAAGATCGCGACATTGCCAGCCTGCATCGCATCCGGCGCGGAAGTCATTGCAGTGAACACCGCCAGTCGTGAAATCAACGAAAGCGCGGCGCGCGCCAATTTGCATGAAATCGCCGCTATGCTGGATTTGCACCGCATCCCGGTTCTGATCAAAAAGGTCGATTCACGCCTGAAAGGGCATCCCGGCCCCGAAGCGCGCGAACTGGCAGACCTGGCAGGGCGCGCCGAATGCCTTGCCGCCCCCGCCCTGCCCCGGATGGGACGGTTTCAGGTTGCAGGTCAGCTTATGGGTCAGGGTATCTTGACGCCCATTTCCATCGCCGCGCGGCTTGGGACAAAAGCCCATTGCCCGGACATCCAGACAGCGCAGGATCTGGAGACAGCCGTCGCAAAATGGGGTCTGGCGTCGAACACGCTGTGGATCGGAGCCAGCGATCTGGCCTTTGCACTCGCACGGGCAACCTATGCTCAGCCGCTGCCGGAACCCACGCCCCTGGTTGGACGCATTGCCGTCGTAATCGGCTCACGCGATCCGATCACCTTGGCGCAGCTGGAAGATCTGGCGCAAAACGGCGCGGTCATTCATCGTGCGCCGAACGGCTGGGTCCCCGCATGTGACACCGATACCGATCCGTTTTTGCTGGCCATTGCCCCGGGCAATGCGCCCTGCCCGGCGGCCAAGGCAAGTATGCGCTTTGCAGATGGGGCACTGGACGCAGTGTCAAAGGCCCAACCGCGCACCATCATTTGCGCAGGCGGCGAAACTGCGGATGCGCTGCTCGCGCGCCTTGGCGTCGATATGCTAGACCTCAAGGGCGAGATCGCGCCTGGGCTGCCGATCTGTCAGGCAAACCTGCCTTGGGGCAGTGTGGATATTATCACCAAATCCGGCGGGTTTGGCGGGCCCCAGATACTGACGCAGCTTGCGTTGCAGCGCCACTTGTCTGAGAATAATGGGCTTATTAGTTAG
- a CDS encoding Cys/Met metabolism pyridoxal-phosphate-dependent enzyme translates to MRSIVFIAALLACAPAFADAPPDAMRIGPAAALDCVAARYRGEALRVRDDEDGLIQEVRWLTPASNVLQIELTGPGCRFLEVEGVGQTEARILPGPPR, encoded by the coding sequence ATGCGCTCGATTGTTTTCATCGCTGCCCTGCTTGCCTGCGCGCCCGCCTTCGCGGACGCGCCCCCCGATGCCATGCGCATTGGGCCCGCTGCCGCGCTGGATTGTGTCGCGGCGCGCTATCGGGGCGAGGCGCTGCGCGTGCGCGACGATGAGGACGGGCTGATTCAGGAAGTTCGCTGGCTGACCCCGGCCAGCAATGTTTTGCAGATCGAGCTGACTGGCCCGGGCTGCCGCTTTCTGGAAGTCGAGGGCGTGGGCCAGACCGAAGCGCGCATCCTGCCGGGGCCGCCGCGATGA
- a CDS encoding iron-containing alcohol dehydrogenase has product MNAMDTPLCLHQPRRVEIGRGAVARVGAFAEGAVRCLVIASGPTAQYVDRLCLPGHVEVIDSVPPEPDLPAFDAVLEVARRVQPDLVVGLGGGSVMDVAKLVAALWDGTQALLDVTGPNRVAGRRTRLAQVATTAGTGSEAGTRALLTDPDTHAKIAVESPHLLADLAVLDPELTFSVPPAVTAATGVDAMAHCVEAFTNIRAHALIDGYARLGIDLVGRYLARAVADGQDGEARAGMMLASYYGGLCLGPVNTAAGHALAYPLGTRLKLPHGLANAIIFPHVLAFNESASPEKTAEVARALGLPGGGAARLLDAAHGFCAGLGLEMRLSQHGAQATDYALWAQEAHAIRRLMDNNPRDMSVAQVVEIYTAAH; this is encoded by the coding sequence ATGAATGCCATGGACACACCGCTTTGCCTGCACCAGCCGCGGCGGGTCGAGATTGGGCGCGGTGCCGTGGCCCGCGTGGGTGCTTTTGCGGAAGGTGCTGTGCGGTGCCTTGTCATCGCAAGCGGCCCCACTGCCCAATATGTCGACCGGCTATGCCTGCCCGGTCATGTCGAGGTGATAGATTCCGTCCCGCCAGAGCCCGACCTGCCCGCTTTTGATGCCGTGCTGGAAGTTGCGCGGCGCGTGCAACCTGATCTGGTGGTGGGGCTTGGCGGCGGGTCCGTCATGGATGTCGCCAAGCTGGTGGCCGCGCTTTGGGATGGGACGCAGGCGCTGTTGGATGTTACCGGACCAAACCGCGTCGCCGGGCGACGCACACGGCTTGCCCAAGTTGCGACCACTGCCGGTACCGGGTCCGAGGCCGGGACACGCGCGCTGCTGACTGACCCCGATACACATGCCAAGATCGCGGTGGAAAGCCCGCATCTGCTGGCCGATCTGGCCGTTCTGGACCCGGAGCTGACGTTTTCCGTGCCACCCGCCGTGACGGCCGCGACCGGGGTAGATGCCATGGCGCATTGTGTCGAGGCATTCACGAATATCCGCGCACATGCCTTGATCGACGGGTATGCGCGGTTGGGGATTGACCTTGTCGGGCGCTATCTGGCCCGCGCGGTCGCTGACGGGCAGGACGGTGAGGCGCGCGCGGGAATGATGCTTGCGTCCTATTATGGTGGGCTTTGTCTTGGGCCGGTCAACACCGCCGCAGGCCACGCCTTGGCGTATCCGCTGGGCACGCGGTTGAAGTTGCCGCATGGCCTGGCCAATGCGATCATCTTTCCGCATGTCCTTGCCTTCAACGAATCCGCCAGCCCGGAAAAAACCGCCGAGGTTGCGCGCGCCCTTGGCCTGCCTGGTGGCGGCGCGGCCCGGCTGCTTGACGCGGCACACGGTTTCTGCGCGGGTCTGGGGCTGGAGATGCGGCTGTCCCAGCATGGGGCGCAGGCCACCGATTACGCGCTATGGGCGCAAGAGGCCCATGCCATTCGGCGGCTGATGGATAACAACCCGCGCGACATGTCGGTGGCGCAGGTCGTCGAGATTTATACCGCTGCCCATTGA
- a CDS encoding dihydrodipicolinate synthase family protein: protein MTPTAFVALVTCFDGDERLDLTATRAQVRRQVAAGNALMVAGTNGDFTALTHDEKIALVEAVVDESAGKVPVFANAGMPATFETVQLAQAFERAGVDGIAVITPFFIACTQDGLERHFTRVADAVQTPVYLYDIPARTQNHIEPATARRLAAHGNIAGIKDSGGAQQTLEDYMAIGRDMPGFKVYSGPDHLILWALGQGAAGCISGLGNVMPDTLAQIIAAHRAGDSAGAEAAQARFTAFRTELYALGYPPALVKRALWCMDSSVGTSRGPALLPVADQDQAIREILRRYDLS from the coding sequence ATGACCCCGACTGCCTTTGTGGCACTTGTCACCTGTTTTGACGGTGATGAACGTCTTGATCTGACCGCAACGCGCGCGCAGGTGCGCAGGCAGGTCGCTGCGGGGAATGCGCTGATGGTCGCTGGCACCAACGGCGATTTCACCGCGCTGACACATGACGAGAAGATCGCGCTGGTCGAGGCCGTGGTGGACGAGAGTGCGGGCAAGGTTCCGGTCTTTGCCAATGCCGGGATGCCCGCAACCTTTGAGACCGTTCAGCTTGCGCAGGCTTTTGAACGCGCAGGGGTGGATGGAATCGCGGTGATAACGCCGTTTTTCATCGCCTGTACCCAAGACGGGCTGGAGCGGCATTTCACCCGCGTGGCGGATGCCGTGCAAACGCCGGTCTACCTGTATGACATTCCAGCGCGCACGCAGAACCACATTGAGCCGGCAACGGCGCGGCGCCTGGCGGCGCATGGAAACATTGCAGGGATCAAGGACAGCGGCGGTGCGCAGCAAACGTTGGAAGACTACATGGCCATTGGTCGCGATATGCCCGGGTTCAAGGTGTATTCTGGCCCCGATCATCTGATTTTGTGGGCGCTGGGGCAGGGGGCCGCAGGGTGCATTTCGGGCCTTGGGAATGTAATGCCAGACACTTTGGCGCAGATCATCGCTGCGCATCGTGCCGGCGACAGCGCAGGGGCCGAGGCGGCGCAGGCACGATTCACCGCGTTCAGGACCGAGCTTTATGCGCTGGGATACCCGCCCGCGTTGGTCAAACGCGCGCTCTGGTGCATGGATTCTTCGGTTGGCACCAGCCGAGGACCTGCGTTGTTGCCAGTCGCCGATCAGGACCAGGCGATCCGCGAGATCCTGCGACGTTACGATTTGTCCTGA